The following coding sequences are from one Salmo trutta chromosome 36, fSalTru1.1, whole genome shotgun sequence window:
- the LOC115175597 gene encoding c-Myc-binding protein has protein sequence MSYYRGSESKREQFRRYLEKAGVLDTLTNVLVALYEETEKPNNALDFLKHHLGVAGVETADAEALRLGLSELQQKCDLLMEENKELRKRLLQYEPTPEDGAAE, from the exons ATGTCCTATTACAGA GGTTCTGAATCTAAGAGGGAACAATTTCGAAGGTATCTCGAAAAAGCGGGTGTTCTTGACACTCTCACTAATG TGTTGGTGGCCCTATACGAAGAGACAGAGAAACCTAATAATGCTTTGGA CTTTCTAAAGCATCACCTTGGTGTGGCTGGTGTGGAGACAGCAGATGCCGAGGCCCTCCGTTTGGGGCTGTCTGAGCTACAGCAGAAGTGTGATCTGCTCATGGAGGAAAACAAAGAACTCAGAAAGAGG CTTCTGCAGTATGAACCAACACCTGAGGATGGAGCAGCGGAGTAA